A single genomic interval of Apium graveolens cultivar Ventura unplaced genomic scaffold, ASM990537v1 ctg2319, whole genome shotgun sequence harbors:
- the LOC141700432 gene encoding 12-oxophytodienoate reductase 1-like, which yields MGELQTLQVPLITPYKMGNFQLSHRVVLAPLTRIRSYGNVPQPHAALYYSQRSTKGGLLISEATGVSDTAQGYPDTPGIWTKEQVEAWKPIVDAVHAKGGIFFCQIWHVGRVSNTGFQPNGQDPISSTDKRVDDAQCTPPRRLSTEEIPQIINDFRLAARNAMEAGFDGVEIHGAHGYLIDQFLKDQVNDRTDKYGGSLENRCKFALEIVEAVSEEIGADRVGIRLSPFANYMESGDSNPEALGLYMASSLNKYNILYCHMVEPRMKTMGDISESPQSLVPMRKAFHGTFIVAGGYGREDGNNAVAENRADLVAFGRPFLANPDLPKRFELNAPLNKYDRSTFYLSDPVIGYTDYPFLDETSIAN from the exons ATGGGAGAGTTGCAGACCCTTCAAGTCCCTCTTATTACTCCTTACAAAATGGGCAACTTTCAGCTTTCTCACAG AGTAGTATTGGCACCTTTGACAAGAATAAGATCGTATGGCAACGTTCCTCAGCCCCATGCTGCATTGTATTACTCCCAAAGAAGCACAAAAGGAGGGCTTTTGATATCTGAAGCTACTGGAGTTTCTGACACTGCCCAAGG GTATCCAGATACACCTGGTATATGGACAAAGGAACAAGTTGAAGCCTGGAAACCGATTGTGGATGCCGTCCATGCCAAAGGTGGAATATTTTTTTGTCAGATATGGCACGTTGGGAGGGTTTCTAATACAG GTTTTCAGCCAAATGGACAGGATCCAATTTCAAGTACAGACAAGAGAGTCGATGATGCACAATGTACTCCCCCACGACGACTGAGTACAGAGGAAATTCCTCAGATCATTAATGATTTCAGACTTGCTGCTAGGAATGCTATGGAAGCTG GTTTCGATGGAGTTGAAATCCATGGTGCTCATGGTTACCTAATAGACCAGTTCTTAAAAGATCAAGTCAATGACCGAACAGACAAGTATGGGGGCTCCTTGGAAAACCGCTGCAAATTTGCTCTGGAAATCGTTGAAGCTGTGTCAGAAGAAATAGGGGCAGACAGAGTAGGCATAAGGCTTTCGCCCTTTGCAAATTACATGGAATCAGGGGATTCAAATCCAGAAGCTTTGGGACTCTATATGGCCAGTTCCCTGAATAAATACAACATTCTCTACTGCCACATGGTTGAGCCAAGGATGAAAACCATGGGAGATATTTCCGAGAGTCCCCAGAGTCTCGTGCCTATGAGAAAAGCATTTCATGGTACTTTCATTGTTGCTGGTGGTTATGGTAGGGAAGATGGTAATAATGCTGTGGCTGAGAACCGTGCAGACCTTGTAGCATTTGGTAGGCCTTTTCTGGCAAACCCGGATCTTCCAAAGCGGTTTGAGCTTAATGCTCCTCTCAATAAGTATGATAGAAGCACATTCTACTTATCTGATCCGGTTATTGGATATACTGATTATCCATTTCTTGATGAAACAAGTATTGCAAACTGA
- the LOC141700430 gene encoding agamous-like MADS-box protein AGL12 — translation MVRGKIQMKRIENPVHRQVTFCKRRAGLLKKAKELSVLCDAEIGIIIFSAHGKLYDLATKGTMQGLVNKYLKSTRGADPDVEDRQATEKQVQDTKMEIDVLKTEIDLLQKGLRYMSGGGTGKMTMDELHVLEKNLEVWIDHIRSVKMDIMFQEIQLLKNKEEILRAANHYLNDKMSSQYAFTNIDGPVMNEIAYPLAIQNEIYQF, via the exons ATGGTGCGAGGGAAGATTCAGATGAAGCGGATTGAGAATCCAGTGCATCGCCAAGTGACTTTTTGCAAGCGTCGAGCAGGGCTTCTGAAGAAGGCCAAGGAGCTTTCTGTGCTGTGTGATGCTGAAATTGGTATCATTATTTTTTCAGCTCATGGCAAGCTCTATGACCTTGCCACTAAAGG AACCATGCAAGGGCTTGTGAACAAGTACTTGAAATCTACTCGGGGAGCTGATCCTGATGTTGAGGATCGCCAAGCCACTGAAAAACAAGTTCAG GACACTAAAATGGAGATTGATGTTCTGAAAACTGAAATTGATTTACTGCAAAAGGGTCTCAG GTACATGTCTGGAGGGGGAACAGGAAAAATGACAATGGATGAACTGCATGTTCTTGAAAAGAATCTCGAAGTATGGATAGACCATATTCGCTCAGTTAAG ATGGATATCATGTTTCAGGAAATCCAGCTGCTGAAGAATAAG gAGGAAATACTCAGAGCTGCAAACCATTATCTCAATGACAAG ATGAGCAGCCAGTATGCGTTTACTAACATTGATGGTCCAGTGATGAATGAAATAGCTTATCCGCTTGCAATACAGAACGAAATATATCAGTTCTGA
- the LOC141700421 gene encoding putative F-box protein At5g55150, which translates to MSWADLPVDLLFLIFGFLRDHTNIHNSLPMTFYFNDIVYETWMFRTLSKTTWTAMFNYQNKEKEAIRNILDLYQCLAVCRSWRFVAKQVWQTRVLSTTPWLLFHVDASEKIFVKTNLNKCLVTANNNNDDSEHGWIAQVVKSLSSVVTGRNLNLFRLETYASYDGWLLLGNSRNPPVLYNPITSHLLQLPRLPRGCLLDLDVKFVSSGDSPADDKCIICIKLSKSINFCNAKAYDNHNTILAFCRPSVSTSWIVLGEKEKVEDVIFNGGKFYSIVRGGELFVYNSDIINGNTSFCNDQTWKEMKIAESVFNTKSLLRSDDCWFYLVESTQRELLMIMRTIGKDNYFTKSIRVFKLNKRRNYCHQYYWKEISSLHKKESIILLRNEGMSISVNDQNGYKSNSIYFYEGHCGHSTTYGIYDLGSRKICQKTEDAACINAKLFTPSKVSKV; encoded by the coding sequence ATGTCTTGGGCTGACCTACCTGTTGATTTACTCTTTCTTATCTTCGGATTTCTTCGTGATCATACAAACATCCACAACTCTTTACCTATGACCTTTTATTTTAATGATATCGTTTACGAGACGTGGATGTTTCGAACCTTGTCAAAGACAACGTGGACGGCTATGTTTAATTATCAAAACAAGGAAAAAGAAGCCATCCGTAACATTCTCGATCTTTATCAGTGTCTTGCTGTTTGTCGTTCATGGCGATTTGTTGCTAAACAAGTATGGCAGACCCGCGTCTTGTCGACAACTCCATGGTTATTGTTCCATGTTGATGCATCCGAAAAGATTTTTGTTAAAACAAATTTAAACAAGTGCCTTGTTACTGCTAATAATAATAACGATGATAGTGAGCACGGTTGGATAGCTCAAGTGGTTAAGAGTTTATCCTCTGTCGTCACAGGTAGAAATCTTAACCTTTTTCGTTTAGAAACTTATGCTTCATATGATGGATGGTTACTTCTTGGGAATTCGAGAAATCCACCTGTTCTTTATAATCCGATCACATCACATCTTCTCCAGCTTCCTCGTCTGCCACGAGGATGTTTACTTGACTTGGATGTGAAGTTCGTGTCTTCTGGAGATTCACCTGCAGATGATAAGTGCATTATATGTATTAAGTTGTCTAAATCTATCAATTTTTGTAATGCAAAAGCCTACGACAATCACAACACTATTCTCGCCTTTTGCAGACCATCTGTATCCACGTCATGGATCGTGCTAGGGGAAAAGGAAAAGGTCGaggatgttatttttaatggTGGAAAGTTTTACAGCATTGTTAGGGGAGGAGAGCTCTTTGTTTATAACAGTGATATTATCAATGGTAACACTAGTTTCTGCAATGATCAGACGtggaaggagatgaagatagcAGAATCAGTGTTCAATACCAAGTCACTTCTGCGGTCTGATGACTGCTGGTTTTATCTGGTGGAATCAACACAGAGAGAATTGTTGATGATCATGAGGACAATTGGAAAAGACAATTACTTTACCAAATCAATTCGTGTTTTCAAGTTGAACAAGAGAAGAAATTACTGCCACCAATACTACTGGAAAGAGATAAGCAGCCTCCACAAAAAAGAATCCATAATATTGCTAAGGAATGAAGGTATGTCTATATCAGTTAATGATCAGAATGGCTACAAATCTAACTCTATATATTTCTATGAGGGACATTGTGGTCACAGTACAACTTACGGTATCTATGACTTAGGAAGTCGTAAAATCTGTCAGAAAACTGAAGATGCAGCCTGCATCAATGCTAAACTATTTACCCCTTCCAAAGTTTCAAAAGTTTAA